A segment of the Pedobacter faecalis genome:
TGAAGTACCTGAACGAACAATACCCCAGCTTGTCGGCAATATGATCAGCAGCAGTCGGATTGGTCAGTCCCCCTTTATAATTACTCTGATACTGAAGTTTAGCATAGCGTCCATCCGTCAATTTAATGATCAGGGTCTTGTTAGGATAAGGCACACTATGCGTAGCAAAGCCTTTTTCATCGTACATATAATTGGCCCAAAAGAAAGGCTCTTCCGGCGCTCCCGAGCTTCGTATACCAAAAGCAAGCTTACCGGTCTGGTCAAACTGATCGTCGGCCGGAGGTGCCGTAACATCATCGAAATTTTGCGTTACAAAAGCAATAACTGCCCGGCCAGCACCCTGATAATATGGTGCATCCGTGTTGGTTGTCTGTCCTGTGTTCGCATAAATGTTCGCTGCGTTTGCAAGCGTGAATGCGATGTCCCATTCATTGGTCTTCACCTTTTCCGCATCGATGATCTTCATCCCCTCCAGCGAGAAATACACAAAAGTCCTTCTGCTGCTTTCTATTTTAAGATCCTTCACGTTAACGATCTTCTTTTTGTCGATCGTTACCCATTCGTTCACAATAACCTCTTTAGGCTCAGGTTCGGGGGCAGGCTTTTCAGGCGCCACGTCGTCGTCTTTACACGCGTTCAGGCAAAATAACAATAGTACAGATGATAGCAGGGTGTAGTGGTTAAATTTCATGTTTAAAGAATATTTATATGAAAAACTTTATTCAGCAAGTGCTTCGTTAGCCGCTGTTAATTAAGATTTAAGTTAAATTGGTGTATACCTAAACTTATAGTAAGGGAAATCCGTAGCCATGATCGGCGAATCAGGCGTTCCATCCTGATAGATGCTCTGAATTTCGATTTTGAAATAGTCGCTGCCGCTCTTATAAATCAGCGTACGGCCGCTTAATGGAGACACAATGTGAACGGCAAAGTTGTAATTGTACCAACCCGGACCAGTGTACCGCGTGGTTGGAGGTACCGGGTAATTGATCGTGTTTTCCTTACCTATCACAGATTGTACACTATCGGCATGAAAATCAGAACGCGTTACGCTGCAATAGGCCTTATTGATATAAGCCAGCTCACCATCAGGTCCTGCCGAAATGTCTCCATTAGCCGTACCGGTAAAGCGCAGATCGTAGAGGGATGACGTACCCCCTTTGTTATCAAACAGGTTAAAGTAGTAGGTTGTTGCCCGGTCGTGCGGATCGGAAGGTGTAGGGTTCACCGTTCCCTGGAAAAAATTAAGAACGTGGTACGACTGGCATTCCACATTATTCGCATCACGCGAAATGGTGCCCCCACCATCGGTAATGCTAACCGGGCTGGCGCCTGGCGTTATGGTTACCGCCTGCGCACCTCTGAGTTTCAGTTTAGCGCTTTCGGGAGCATCCGCAGATTCCTTTTTGCAGGATGACAAGACAAGAAGGCCAGCCACAACAAGCATGCTGCCTTTAAAATAGTTTTTTTTCATAATTTTGTGTTTTTACTGGTCCTGGCAGCGTGTAGACCTGAGAAATTTAGACGCTGCCATACCAAATCATTAATAAGGGATTAATTGGTGGATATATTCCGGCTGCCCGGCGTTTGCTGAATAAAGTATCTGAAATTGAGGAAGGGCGCCAGCGTCTTCGCATTAGGGTCTTCCCACCAGGGAGGCGTTCCCGGATTATCTTTGTACAGGTTCACCAATTGCATTTTTACATATCGGTTATCCCTGAGTTTAAATACCAGCGTATTGTCCTTATGCGGATATAAGGCGTGCGTACCCAGCCTGTAGAAGCCCCAGCTCAGAATTGGCGAGAACTCGTCCAGTGAAACCGGTATCAAACTTCTGATGAAAGCTTCGGCAGGTGCTTCTTTAAGCGCATCAAAAGCAGTAGCCACTACTTTGATCTTGCCCTCGCCCTCCTGCCAGTCAACCGTCGTAGCGTTCGAGTGTACAGACGAATTATACATGTCATCAAAATACACATGCCAGTTTTGGGCCGACGACCAGGTATAGCGTACATCCACAGCGCCGTTATGGTTGTCGCCTAAAATGGCCGAGCGTGTGTCAAAGTTAAAACCTATAGGCCGGTGCCCGTCTGAGGCGCCCTTGCCAACATCCGGGGCCGGAAGGTTCACTACATACACCACCTGGTATTTCTCGTCCAGGTATACATAGTCAGATATCTTCTTAACCCTTGCAGGCACCCAGTTCGTGCCCGCAAGCTTGGCCGTATCGGGAACCTGAGGACCCTCCGGATCATCATTATTCTTTGCGCAGGATACCATAAGCGTCACTGCCAATATCGCCAC
Coding sequences within it:
- a CDS encoding HmuY family protein, encoding MKFNHYTLLSSVLLLFCLNACKDDDVAPEKPAPEPEPKEVIVNEWVTIDKKKIVNVKDLKIESSRRTFVYFSLEGMKIIDAEKVKTNEWDIAFTLANAANIYANTGQTTNTDAPYYQGAGRAVIAFVTQNFDDVTAPPADDQFDQTGKLAFGIRSSGAPEEPFFWANYMYDEKGFATHSVPYPNKTLIIKLTDGRYAKLQYQSNYKGGLTNPTAADHIADKLGYCSFRYFISKAGSKDLTTK